The Macaca fascicularis isolate 582-1 chromosome 11, T2T-MFA8v1.1 genome includes a region encoding these proteins:
- the ITGB7 gene encoding integrin beta-7 isoform X3 codes for MVALPVVLVLLLVLSRGESELDAKTPSTGEATEWGNPHLSLLGSCQPAPSCQKCIVSHPSCAWCKQLNFTASGEAEARRCARREELLARGCPLEELEEPRGQQEVLQDQPLSQGARGEGATQLAPQRVRITLRPGEPQQLQVRFLRAEGYPVDLYYLMDLSYSMKDDLERVRQLGHALLVRLQEVTHSVRIGFGSFVDKTVLPFVSTVPSKLRHPCPTRLERCQSPFSFHHVLSLTGDAQAFEREVGRQSVSGNLDSPEGGFDAILQAALCQEQIGWRNVSRLLVFTSDDTFHTAGDGKLGGIFMPSDGHCHLDSNGLYSRSTEFDYPSVGQVAQALSAANIQPIFAVTSAALPVYQELSKLIPKSAVGELSEDSSNVVQLIMDAYNSLSSTVTLEHSSLPPGVHISYESQCEGPEKTEGKAEDRGQCNHVQINQTVTFWVSLQATHCLPEPHLLRLRALGFSEELIVELHTLCDCNCSDTQAQAPHCSDGQGHLQCGVCSCAPGRLGRLCECSEAELSSLDLESGCRAPNGTGPLCSGKGQCQCGHCSCNGQSSGHLCECDDASCERHEGILCGGFGRCQCGVCHCHANRTGRACECSGDMDSCISPEGGLCSGHGRCKCNRCQCSDGYYGALCDQCPGCKTPCERHRDCAECGAFGTGLLATNCSTACAHTNVTLVLAPILDDGWCKERTLDNHLFFFLVEDDARGRVVLRVRPQEKGADHTQAIVLGCVGGIVAVGLGLVLAYRLSVEIYDRREYSRFEKEQQQLNWKQDSNPLYKSAITTTINPRFQEADSPIL; via the exons atggtggctttgCCAGTGGTCCTTGTTTTGCTGCTGGTCCTGAGCAGAGGTGAGAGTGAGTTGGACGCCAAGACCCCATCCACAGGGGAGGCCACAGAATGGGGGAATCCTCACCTGTCCCTGCTGGGGTCCTGCCAGCCAGCCCCCTCCTGCCAGAAGTGCATCGTCTCACACCCCAGCTGTGCATGGTGCAAGCAACTG AACTTCACCGCGTCGGGGGAGGCGGAGGCACGGCGCTGCGCCCGACGAGAGGAGCTGCTGGCTCGAGGCTGCCCgctggaggagctggaggagccCCGCGGCCAGCAGGAGGTGCTGCAGGACCAGCCGCTCAGCCAGGGCGCCCGCGGAGAGGGTGCCACTCAGCTGGCGCCGCAGCGGGTCCGGATCACGCTACGGCCTG GAGAGCCCCAGCAGCTCCAGGTCCGCTTCCTTCGTGCTGAGGGATACCCGGTGGACCTGTACTACCTTATGGACCTGAGCTACTCCATGAAGGACGACCTGGAACGCGTGCGCCAGCTTGGGCACGCTCTGCTGGTCCGGCTGCAGGAAGTCACCCATTCTGTGCGCATTG gtTTTGGTTCCTTTGTGGACAAAACGGTGCTGCCCTTTGTGAGCACAGTGCCCTCCAAGCTGCGCCACCCCTGCCCCACACGGCTGGAGCGCTGCCAGTCACCCTTCAGCTTTCACCATGTGCTGTCCCTGACGGGGGATGCGCAAGCCTTCGAGCGGGAGGTGGGGCGCCAGAGCGTGTCCGGCAATCTGGACTCGCCTGAAGGTGGCTTCGATGCCATTCTGCAGGCTGCACTCTGCCAG GAGCAGATTGGCTGGAGAAATGTGTCCCGGCTGCTGGTGTTCACTTCAGATGACACATTCCATACGGCTGGGGACGGGAAGTTGGGTGGCATTTTCATGCCCAGTGATGGGCACTGCCACTTGGACAGCAATGGCCTCTACAGTCGCAGCACAGAGTTT GACTACCCCTCTGTGGGTCAGGTAGCCCAGGCCCTCTCTGCAGCAAACATCCAGCCCATCTTTGCTGTCACCAGTGCTGCACTGCCTGTCTACCAG GAGCTGAGTAAGCTGATTCCTAAGTCTGCGGTTGGGGAGCTGAGTGAGGACTCCAGCAATGTGGTACAGCTCATCATGGATGCTTATAAT AGCCTGTCTTCCACTGTGACCCTTGAACACTCTTCACTCCCTCCTGGGGTCCACATTTCTTACGAATCCCAGTGTGAGGGTCCTGAGAAGACGGAGGGTAAGGCTGAGGATCGAGGACAGTGCAACCATGTCCAAATCAACCAGACG GTGACTTTCTGGGTTTCCCTCCAAGCCACCCACTGCCTCCCAGAGCCCCATCTCCTGAGGCTCCGGGCCCTTGGCTTCTCAGAGGAGCTGATTGTGGAGTTGCACACGCTGTGTGACTGTAACTGCAGTGACACCCAGGCCCAGGCTCCCCACTGCAGTGATGGCCAGGGACACCTACAATGTGGGGTATGCAG CTGTGCCCCCGGCCGCCTAGGCCGGCTCTGTGAGTGCTCTGAGGCTGAGCTGTCCTCCTTAGATCTGGAATCTGGGTGCCGGGCTCCCAATGGCACAGGGCCCCTATGCAGCGGAAAGGGTCAGTGCCAATGTGGACACTGCAGCTGCAATGGACAGAGCTCTGGACATCTGTGCGAGTGTGACGATGCCAGCTGTGAGCGACATGAGGGCATCCTCTGTGGAG GCTTTGGTCGCTGCCAATGTGGAGTATGTCACTGTCATGCCAACCGCACGGGCAGAGCATGCGAATGCAGTGGGGACATGGACAGTTGCATCAGTCCCGAGGGAGGGCTCTGCAGTGGGCATGGACGCTGCAAATGCAACCGCTGCCAGTGCTCGGATGGCTACTACGGTGCTCTATGTGACCAATGCCCAGGCTGCAAGACACCATGTGAGAGACACCG GGACTGTGCAGAGTGTGGGGCCTTTGGGACTGGCCTCCTGGCCACCAATTGCAGTACAGCTTGTGCCCATACCAATGTGACCCTGGTCTTGGCCCCTATCTTGGATGATGGCTGGTGCAAAGAGAGGACCCTGGACAACCACTTGTTCTTCTTCTTGGTGGAGGATGACGCCAGAGGCAGGGTCGTGCTCAGAGTGAGACCCCAAGAAA AGGGAGCAGACCACACCCAGGCCATTGTGCTGGGCTGCGTAGGGGGCATCGTGgcagtggggctggggctggtccTGGCTTACCGGCTCTCGGTGGAAATCTATGACCGCCGGGAATACAGTCGCTTTGAGAAGGAGCAGCAACAACTCAACTGGAAGCAG GACAGTAATCCTCTCTACAAAAGTGCCATCACGACCACCATCAATCCTCGCTTTCAAGAGGCAGACAGTCCCATTCTCTGA
- the ITGB7 gene encoding integrin beta-7 isoform X1, whose amino-acid sequence MGFCHVDQGMVALPVVLVLLLVLSRGESELDAKTPSTGEATEWGNPHLSLLGSCQPAPSCQKCIVSHPSCAWCKQLNFTASGEAEARRCARREELLARGCPLEELEEPRGQQEVLQDQPLSQGARGEGATQLAPQRVRITLRPGEPQQLQVRFLRAEGYPVDLYYLMDLSYSMKDDLERVRQLGHALLVRLQEVTHSVRIGFGSFVDKTVLPFVSTVPSKLRHPCPTRLERCQSPFSFHHVLSLTGDAQAFEREVGRQSVSGNLDSPEGGFDAILQAALCQEQIGWRNVSRLLVFTSDDTFHTAGDGKLGGIFMPSDGHCHLDSNGLYSRSTEFDYPSVGQVAQALSAANIQPIFAVTSAALPVYQELSKLIPKSAVGELSEDSSNVVQLIMDAYNSLSSTVTLEHSSLPPGVHISYESQCEGPEKTEGKAEDRGQCNHVQINQTVTFWVSLQATHCLPEPHLLRLRALGFSEELIVELHTLCDCNCSDTQAQAPHCSDGQGHLQCGVCSCAPGRLGRLCECSEAELSSLDLESGCRAPNGTGPLCSGKGQCQCGHCSCNGQSSGHLCECDDASCERHEGILCGGFGRCQCGVCHCHANRTGRACECSGDMDSCISPEGGLCSGHGRCKCNRCQCSDGYYGALCDQCPGCKTPCERHRDCAECGAFGTGLLATNCSTACAHTNVTLVLAPILDDGWCKERTLDNHLFFFLVEDDARGRVVLRVRPQEKGADHTQAIVLGCVGGIVAVGLGLVLAYRLSVEIYDRREYSRFEKEQQQLNWKQDSNPLYKSAITTTINPRFQEADSPIL is encoded by the exons atgggattttgccatgttgaccag ggcatggtggctttgCCAGTGGTCCTTGTTTTGCTGCTGGTCCTGAGCAGAGGTGAGAGTGAGTTGGACGCCAAGACCCCATCCACAGGGGAGGCCACAGAATGGGGGAATCCTCACCTGTCCCTGCTGGGGTCCTGCCAGCCAGCCCCCTCCTGCCAGAAGTGCATCGTCTCACACCCCAGCTGTGCATGGTGCAAGCAACTG AACTTCACCGCGTCGGGGGAGGCGGAGGCACGGCGCTGCGCCCGACGAGAGGAGCTGCTGGCTCGAGGCTGCCCgctggaggagctggaggagccCCGCGGCCAGCAGGAGGTGCTGCAGGACCAGCCGCTCAGCCAGGGCGCCCGCGGAGAGGGTGCCACTCAGCTGGCGCCGCAGCGGGTCCGGATCACGCTACGGCCTG GAGAGCCCCAGCAGCTCCAGGTCCGCTTCCTTCGTGCTGAGGGATACCCGGTGGACCTGTACTACCTTATGGACCTGAGCTACTCCATGAAGGACGACCTGGAACGCGTGCGCCAGCTTGGGCACGCTCTGCTGGTCCGGCTGCAGGAAGTCACCCATTCTGTGCGCATTG gtTTTGGTTCCTTTGTGGACAAAACGGTGCTGCCCTTTGTGAGCACAGTGCCCTCCAAGCTGCGCCACCCCTGCCCCACACGGCTGGAGCGCTGCCAGTCACCCTTCAGCTTTCACCATGTGCTGTCCCTGACGGGGGATGCGCAAGCCTTCGAGCGGGAGGTGGGGCGCCAGAGCGTGTCCGGCAATCTGGACTCGCCTGAAGGTGGCTTCGATGCCATTCTGCAGGCTGCACTCTGCCAG GAGCAGATTGGCTGGAGAAATGTGTCCCGGCTGCTGGTGTTCACTTCAGATGACACATTCCATACGGCTGGGGACGGGAAGTTGGGTGGCATTTTCATGCCCAGTGATGGGCACTGCCACTTGGACAGCAATGGCCTCTACAGTCGCAGCACAGAGTTT GACTACCCCTCTGTGGGTCAGGTAGCCCAGGCCCTCTCTGCAGCAAACATCCAGCCCATCTTTGCTGTCACCAGTGCTGCACTGCCTGTCTACCAG GAGCTGAGTAAGCTGATTCCTAAGTCTGCGGTTGGGGAGCTGAGTGAGGACTCCAGCAATGTGGTACAGCTCATCATGGATGCTTATAAT AGCCTGTCTTCCACTGTGACCCTTGAACACTCTTCACTCCCTCCTGGGGTCCACATTTCTTACGAATCCCAGTGTGAGGGTCCTGAGAAGACGGAGGGTAAGGCTGAGGATCGAGGACAGTGCAACCATGTCCAAATCAACCAGACG GTGACTTTCTGGGTTTCCCTCCAAGCCACCCACTGCCTCCCAGAGCCCCATCTCCTGAGGCTCCGGGCCCTTGGCTTCTCAGAGGAGCTGATTGTGGAGTTGCACACGCTGTGTGACTGTAACTGCAGTGACACCCAGGCCCAGGCTCCCCACTGCAGTGATGGCCAGGGACACCTACAATGTGGGGTATGCAG CTGTGCCCCCGGCCGCCTAGGCCGGCTCTGTGAGTGCTCTGAGGCTGAGCTGTCCTCCTTAGATCTGGAATCTGGGTGCCGGGCTCCCAATGGCACAGGGCCCCTATGCAGCGGAAAGGGTCAGTGCCAATGTGGACACTGCAGCTGCAATGGACAGAGCTCTGGACATCTGTGCGAGTGTGACGATGCCAGCTGTGAGCGACATGAGGGCATCCTCTGTGGAG GCTTTGGTCGCTGCCAATGTGGAGTATGTCACTGTCATGCCAACCGCACGGGCAGAGCATGCGAATGCAGTGGGGACATGGACAGTTGCATCAGTCCCGAGGGAGGGCTCTGCAGTGGGCATGGACGCTGCAAATGCAACCGCTGCCAGTGCTCGGATGGCTACTACGGTGCTCTATGTGACCAATGCCCAGGCTGCAAGACACCATGTGAGAGACACCG GGACTGTGCAGAGTGTGGGGCCTTTGGGACTGGCCTCCTGGCCACCAATTGCAGTACAGCTTGTGCCCATACCAATGTGACCCTGGTCTTGGCCCCTATCTTGGATGATGGCTGGTGCAAAGAGAGGACCCTGGACAACCACTTGTTCTTCTTCTTGGTGGAGGATGACGCCAGAGGCAGGGTCGTGCTCAGAGTGAGACCCCAAGAAA AGGGAGCAGACCACACCCAGGCCATTGTGCTGGGCTGCGTAGGGGGCATCGTGgcagtggggctggggctggtccTGGCTTACCGGCTCTCGGTGGAAATCTATGACCGCCGGGAATACAGTCGCTTTGAGAAGGAGCAGCAACAACTCAACTGGAAGCAG GACAGTAATCCTCTCTACAAAAGTGCCATCACGACCACCATCAATCCTCGCTTTCAAGAGGCAGACAGTCCCATTCTCTGA
- the ITGB7 gene encoding integrin beta-7 isoform X4: MVALPVVLVLLLVLSRGESELDAKTPSTGEATEWGNPHLSLLGSCQPAPSCQKCIVSHPSCAWCKQLNFTASGEAEARRCARREELLARGCPLEELEEPRGQQEVLQDQPLSQGARGEGATQLAPQRVRITLRPGEPQQLQVRFLRAEGYPVDLYYLMDLSYSMKDDLERVRQLGHALLVRLQEVTHSVRIGFGSFVDKTVLPFVSTVPSKLRHPCPTRLERCQSPFSFHHVLSLTGDAQAFEREVGRQSVSGNLDSPEGGFDAILQAALCQEQIGWRNVSRLLVFTSDDTFHTAGDGKLGGIFMPSDGHCHLDSNGLYSRSTEFDYPSVGQVAQALSAANIQPIFAVTSAALPVYQELSKLIPKSAVGELSEDSSNVVQLIMDAYNSLSSTVTLEHSSLPPGVHISYESQCEGPEKTEGKAEDRGQCNHVQINQTVTFWVSLQATHCLPEPHLLRLRALGFSEELIVELHTLCDCNCSDTQAQAPHCSDGQGHLQCGVCSCAPGRLGRLCECSEAELSSLDLESGCRAPNGTGPLCSGKGQCQCGHCSCNGQSSGHLCECDDASCERHEGILCGGFGRCQCGVCHCHANRTGRACECSGDMDSCISPEGGLCSGHGRCKCNRCQCSDGYYGALCDQCPGCKTPCERHRDCAECGAFGTGLLATNCSTACAHTNVTLVLAPILDDGWCKERTLDNHLFFFLVEDDARGRVVLRVRPQEKGADHTQAIVLGCVGGIVAVGLGLVLAYRLSVEIYDRREYSRFEKEQQQLNWKQLLGFGSRLAS; the protein is encoded by the exons atggtggctttgCCAGTGGTCCTTGTTTTGCTGCTGGTCCTGAGCAGAGGTGAGAGTGAGTTGGACGCCAAGACCCCATCCACAGGGGAGGCCACAGAATGGGGGAATCCTCACCTGTCCCTGCTGGGGTCCTGCCAGCCAGCCCCCTCCTGCCAGAAGTGCATCGTCTCACACCCCAGCTGTGCATGGTGCAAGCAACTG AACTTCACCGCGTCGGGGGAGGCGGAGGCACGGCGCTGCGCCCGACGAGAGGAGCTGCTGGCTCGAGGCTGCCCgctggaggagctggaggagccCCGCGGCCAGCAGGAGGTGCTGCAGGACCAGCCGCTCAGCCAGGGCGCCCGCGGAGAGGGTGCCACTCAGCTGGCGCCGCAGCGGGTCCGGATCACGCTACGGCCTG GAGAGCCCCAGCAGCTCCAGGTCCGCTTCCTTCGTGCTGAGGGATACCCGGTGGACCTGTACTACCTTATGGACCTGAGCTACTCCATGAAGGACGACCTGGAACGCGTGCGCCAGCTTGGGCACGCTCTGCTGGTCCGGCTGCAGGAAGTCACCCATTCTGTGCGCATTG gtTTTGGTTCCTTTGTGGACAAAACGGTGCTGCCCTTTGTGAGCACAGTGCCCTCCAAGCTGCGCCACCCCTGCCCCACACGGCTGGAGCGCTGCCAGTCACCCTTCAGCTTTCACCATGTGCTGTCCCTGACGGGGGATGCGCAAGCCTTCGAGCGGGAGGTGGGGCGCCAGAGCGTGTCCGGCAATCTGGACTCGCCTGAAGGTGGCTTCGATGCCATTCTGCAGGCTGCACTCTGCCAG GAGCAGATTGGCTGGAGAAATGTGTCCCGGCTGCTGGTGTTCACTTCAGATGACACATTCCATACGGCTGGGGACGGGAAGTTGGGTGGCATTTTCATGCCCAGTGATGGGCACTGCCACTTGGACAGCAATGGCCTCTACAGTCGCAGCACAGAGTTT GACTACCCCTCTGTGGGTCAGGTAGCCCAGGCCCTCTCTGCAGCAAACATCCAGCCCATCTTTGCTGTCACCAGTGCTGCACTGCCTGTCTACCAG GAGCTGAGTAAGCTGATTCCTAAGTCTGCGGTTGGGGAGCTGAGTGAGGACTCCAGCAATGTGGTACAGCTCATCATGGATGCTTATAAT AGCCTGTCTTCCACTGTGACCCTTGAACACTCTTCACTCCCTCCTGGGGTCCACATTTCTTACGAATCCCAGTGTGAGGGTCCTGAGAAGACGGAGGGTAAGGCTGAGGATCGAGGACAGTGCAACCATGTCCAAATCAACCAGACG GTGACTTTCTGGGTTTCCCTCCAAGCCACCCACTGCCTCCCAGAGCCCCATCTCCTGAGGCTCCGGGCCCTTGGCTTCTCAGAGGAGCTGATTGTGGAGTTGCACACGCTGTGTGACTGTAACTGCAGTGACACCCAGGCCCAGGCTCCCCACTGCAGTGATGGCCAGGGACACCTACAATGTGGGGTATGCAG CTGTGCCCCCGGCCGCCTAGGCCGGCTCTGTGAGTGCTCTGAGGCTGAGCTGTCCTCCTTAGATCTGGAATCTGGGTGCCGGGCTCCCAATGGCACAGGGCCCCTATGCAGCGGAAAGGGTCAGTGCCAATGTGGACACTGCAGCTGCAATGGACAGAGCTCTGGACATCTGTGCGAGTGTGACGATGCCAGCTGTGAGCGACATGAGGGCATCCTCTGTGGAG GCTTTGGTCGCTGCCAATGTGGAGTATGTCACTGTCATGCCAACCGCACGGGCAGAGCATGCGAATGCAGTGGGGACATGGACAGTTGCATCAGTCCCGAGGGAGGGCTCTGCAGTGGGCATGGACGCTGCAAATGCAACCGCTGCCAGTGCTCGGATGGCTACTACGGTGCTCTATGTGACCAATGCCCAGGCTGCAAGACACCATGTGAGAGACACCG GGACTGTGCAGAGTGTGGGGCCTTTGGGACTGGCCTCCTGGCCACCAATTGCAGTACAGCTTGTGCCCATACCAATGTGACCCTGGTCTTGGCCCCTATCTTGGATGATGGCTGGTGCAAAGAGAGGACCCTGGACAACCACTTGTTCTTCTTCTTGGTGGAGGATGACGCCAGAGGCAGGGTCGTGCTCAGAGTGAGACCCCAAGAAA AGGGAGCAGACCACACCCAGGCCATTGTGCTGGGCTGCGTAGGGGGCATCGTGgcagtggggctggggctggtccTGGCTTACCGGCTCTCGGTGGAAATCTATGACCGCCGGGAATACAGTCGCTTTGAGAAGGAGCAGCAACAACTCAACTGGAAGCAG CTCCTAGGATTCGGCTCAAGACTGGCCTCTTAG
- the ITGB7 gene encoding integrin beta-7 isoform X2: MGFCHVDQGMVALPVVLVLLLVLSRGESELDAKTPSTGEATEWGNPHLSLLGSCQPAPSCQKCIVSHPSCAWCKQLNFTASGEAEARRCARREELLARGCPLEELEEPRGQQEVLQDQPLSQGARGEGATQLAPQRVRITLRPGEPQQLQVRFLRAEGYPVDLYYLMDLSYSMKDDLERVRQLGHALLVRLQEVTHSVRIGFGSFVDKTVLPFVSTVPSKLRHPCPTRLERCQSPFSFHHVLSLTGDAQAFEREVGRQSVSGNLDSPEGGFDAILQAALCQEQIGWRNVSRLLVFTSDDTFHTAGDGKLGGIFMPSDGHCHLDSNGLYSRSTEFDYPSVGQVAQALSAANIQPIFAVTSAALPVYQELSKLIPKSAVGELSEDSSNVVQLIMDAYNSLSSTVTLEHSSLPPGVHISYESQCEGPEKTEGKAEDRGQCNHVQINQTVTFWVSLQATHCLPEPHLLRLRALGFSEELIVELHTLCDCNCSDTQAQAPHCSDGQGHLQCGVCSCAPGRLGRLCECSEAELSSLDLESGCRAPNGTGPLCSGKGQCQCGHCSCNGQSSGHLCECDDASCERHEGILCGGFGRCQCGVCHCHANRTGRACECSGDMDSCISPEGGLCSGHGRCKCNRCQCSDGYYGALCDQCPGCKTPCERHRDCAECGAFGTGLLATNCSTACAHTNVTLVLAPILDDGWCKERTLDNHLFFFLVEDDARGRVVLRVRPQEKGADHTQAIVLGCVGGIVAVGLGLVLAYRLSVEIYDRREYSRFEKEQQQLNWKQLLGFGSRLAS, encoded by the exons atgggattttgccatgttgaccag ggcatggtggctttgCCAGTGGTCCTTGTTTTGCTGCTGGTCCTGAGCAGAGGTGAGAGTGAGTTGGACGCCAAGACCCCATCCACAGGGGAGGCCACAGAATGGGGGAATCCTCACCTGTCCCTGCTGGGGTCCTGCCAGCCAGCCCCCTCCTGCCAGAAGTGCATCGTCTCACACCCCAGCTGTGCATGGTGCAAGCAACTG AACTTCACCGCGTCGGGGGAGGCGGAGGCACGGCGCTGCGCCCGACGAGAGGAGCTGCTGGCTCGAGGCTGCCCgctggaggagctggaggagccCCGCGGCCAGCAGGAGGTGCTGCAGGACCAGCCGCTCAGCCAGGGCGCCCGCGGAGAGGGTGCCACTCAGCTGGCGCCGCAGCGGGTCCGGATCACGCTACGGCCTG GAGAGCCCCAGCAGCTCCAGGTCCGCTTCCTTCGTGCTGAGGGATACCCGGTGGACCTGTACTACCTTATGGACCTGAGCTACTCCATGAAGGACGACCTGGAACGCGTGCGCCAGCTTGGGCACGCTCTGCTGGTCCGGCTGCAGGAAGTCACCCATTCTGTGCGCATTG gtTTTGGTTCCTTTGTGGACAAAACGGTGCTGCCCTTTGTGAGCACAGTGCCCTCCAAGCTGCGCCACCCCTGCCCCACACGGCTGGAGCGCTGCCAGTCACCCTTCAGCTTTCACCATGTGCTGTCCCTGACGGGGGATGCGCAAGCCTTCGAGCGGGAGGTGGGGCGCCAGAGCGTGTCCGGCAATCTGGACTCGCCTGAAGGTGGCTTCGATGCCATTCTGCAGGCTGCACTCTGCCAG GAGCAGATTGGCTGGAGAAATGTGTCCCGGCTGCTGGTGTTCACTTCAGATGACACATTCCATACGGCTGGGGACGGGAAGTTGGGTGGCATTTTCATGCCCAGTGATGGGCACTGCCACTTGGACAGCAATGGCCTCTACAGTCGCAGCACAGAGTTT GACTACCCCTCTGTGGGTCAGGTAGCCCAGGCCCTCTCTGCAGCAAACATCCAGCCCATCTTTGCTGTCACCAGTGCTGCACTGCCTGTCTACCAG GAGCTGAGTAAGCTGATTCCTAAGTCTGCGGTTGGGGAGCTGAGTGAGGACTCCAGCAATGTGGTACAGCTCATCATGGATGCTTATAAT AGCCTGTCTTCCACTGTGACCCTTGAACACTCTTCACTCCCTCCTGGGGTCCACATTTCTTACGAATCCCAGTGTGAGGGTCCTGAGAAGACGGAGGGTAAGGCTGAGGATCGAGGACAGTGCAACCATGTCCAAATCAACCAGACG GTGACTTTCTGGGTTTCCCTCCAAGCCACCCACTGCCTCCCAGAGCCCCATCTCCTGAGGCTCCGGGCCCTTGGCTTCTCAGAGGAGCTGATTGTGGAGTTGCACACGCTGTGTGACTGTAACTGCAGTGACACCCAGGCCCAGGCTCCCCACTGCAGTGATGGCCAGGGACACCTACAATGTGGGGTATGCAG CTGTGCCCCCGGCCGCCTAGGCCGGCTCTGTGAGTGCTCTGAGGCTGAGCTGTCCTCCTTAGATCTGGAATCTGGGTGCCGGGCTCCCAATGGCACAGGGCCCCTATGCAGCGGAAAGGGTCAGTGCCAATGTGGACACTGCAGCTGCAATGGACAGAGCTCTGGACATCTGTGCGAGTGTGACGATGCCAGCTGTGAGCGACATGAGGGCATCCTCTGTGGAG GCTTTGGTCGCTGCCAATGTGGAGTATGTCACTGTCATGCCAACCGCACGGGCAGAGCATGCGAATGCAGTGGGGACATGGACAGTTGCATCAGTCCCGAGGGAGGGCTCTGCAGTGGGCATGGACGCTGCAAATGCAACCGCTGCCAGTGCTCGGATGGCTACTACGGTGCTCTATGTGACCAATGCCCAGGCTGCAAGACACCATGTGAGAGACACCG GGACTGTGCAGAGTGTGGGGCCTTTGGGACTGGCCTCCTGGCCACCAATTGCAGTACAGCTTGTGCCCATACCAATGTGACCCTGGTCTTGGCCCCTATCTTGGATGATGGCTGGTGCAAAGAGAGGACCCTGGACAACCACTTGTTCTTCTTCTTGGTGGAGGATGACGCCAGAGGCAGGGTCGTGCTCAGAGTGAGACCCCAAGAAA AGGGAGCAGACCACACCCAGGCCATTGTGCTGGGCTGCGTAGGGGGCATCGTGgcagtggggctggggctggtccTGGCTTACCGGCTCTCGGTGGAAATCTATGACCGCCGGGAATACAGTCGCTTTGAGAAGGAGCAGCAACAACTCAACTGGAAGCAG CTCCTAGGATTCGGCTCAAGACTGGCCTCTTAG